ACAACGTTCGAGATGTTCGCCGTGGGGGAAGAGTTAGCCCTCCTTAACCTAGCCTTCCTGGTTGCTACCTATGCATTTCTGGGAGGGGCTATAAAATATATCGATCAGGTCTACGATGAAGACATGGGGTCCATCACCATGGCCAAGATATTGGCTGTGCTATCTGGACTCCTTATGGGCGCGAGCATGATCATAGACGGAGGATTCTCGACCGCGTTCTTCATGGCCATGCTCATTAGTTTGGTGCTCACTAAAAAGATCGATAACTGGAGCTTCCTGACGGGGACGATGGTGGCCTTGGCCACCTTCATAGTTGGAGCATTGATCTGGGGGGCGGAGCTGTTGCCCATACCCATAGTGATCTTCCTCATTGCCGGGGCGATCGATGAGATTGCGGACTCCTTCGCTCACAGAAGAGGTCTGGGGCAGGTGGCAGAATATATACTGCACTACCGACCCTTCAGCGATCTGGCCCTGGTACTGTTGATCGTCATCATGCCTTTCGACTGGCACTACCTAGCGCCTTATTTCGCCTTCACCCTATGCTACCTATTCATGGGCGGACTGGAGGATGGACAGATGGCGGAGTCTTTCAAGGGGATATTACGCCGGGCCTCCCAGTTGCGTCCCTGATCTTTGCTAGGAACGTGACACGAAAACGATTATATCGTAGGCGCTGCCATCTTTTAACGATGGATATGGATGATAAGGAATCGATCATGCAGGAACTGCGCAGCATCCCCATCGTGGGAGAGAAGGTAGCGGAACCATTGTACCTTCTAGGTATAAGATCGGTCAAGGAACTGGTGGATAGGTCCCCCGAAGATATGTATGGTGAGTTACGCACCATGAAGGGCTATTATGTCGAGCCATGCATGCTAAACCAGTTCAAGGTGGCGGTCAGCATGGCCGCCAAGATGAAGTAGGGATGCCTGCGGCCGATCATATCTGGCATTCGATGTAGTGCTCCCCCACTTCCTCTTGCCCCTCCCAATCCTCGGCCGTCTCAGCCCCGGATTGTCTAGATCGGTGGTTG
Above is a genomic segment from Methanomassiliicoccales archaeon containing:
- a CDS encoding helix-hairpin-helix domain-containing protein; protein product: MDMDDKESIMQELRSIPIVGEKVAEPLYLLGIRSVKELVDRSPEDMYGELRTMKGYYVEPCMLNQFKVAVSMAAKMK